The Streptomyces achromogenes DNA segment TCGGCCTGTGGATCCTGATGTACCTGCTGGACGCCAACCGGGGCAACGACCTCGTCCAGTTCGTCCATCACGCCGCCAACTGGCTGGCCGGCTGGTCCCGTGACCTCTTCACGTTCGACGAGGCGTGGGCGAGGGTCGTGGCCGGCTACGGTCTGGCGGCGGTGGTGTACCTGTTCGTCGGCCACGCCATCGCGAACCGCGTCCACCGCCACTGACGTCCCCGAGCGCGGTCCGCGCCGCCGATCCCCCAGGTGCGGCGGTCCCGCGCCTGAGGGCGGCGGTCCGTCCCCTCCCTCAGGCGCAGCAGTCCGCTTCGAGTCCCGCGGGAAGCTGCTCGCCGCCGAACACGGCGCAGGTGGCCTCGTGGCCGCCGAGGGCCGCGACCGCGAGCAGCAGCGACCCCGCGGTCCAGGTGGTGAGTTCCCGGGGCCAGACCGCTTCGTCGTCGAAGACGAACCCGGTCCAGTACAGCCCGGAGTCCGCGTCCCGCAGGTGCTGGATGGACTGCAGGATCTCCAGCGCCCGGTCGGACTCGCCCATCGCCCACAGGGCGAGGGCGAGTTCGGCCGACTCTCCGCCCGTCACCCACGGGTTGGGCACGACGCACCGCACGCCGAGGCCCGGCACCACGAACCGCTCCCACTCGGCCTCGATGCGGGACTTGGCCTCCGCGCCGGTCAGCGCGCCGCCCAGCACCGGGTAGTACCAGTCCATCGAGTAGCGGTCCTTGTCGAGGAACCGCTCGGGGTGCCGTCGTATCGCGTGGCGCAGCGCGCCGGCCGCCAACTCCCAGTCGGGCTGCGCCTCTTCGCGCTGGTCGGCGATGGCGAGCGCGCAGCGCAGCGCCTGGTGGATCGAGGAGGAGCCGGTGAGCAGCGCGTCGGCCGTGGGCGTGCCGTCGTCGTCGCGCCGCCAGCCGATCTGTCCGCCCGGCTGCTGGAGCCGCAGCACGTACTCGATCGCCGCGTACACGCTCGGCCACATCCGGTCGAGGAAGGTGTCGTCCCCGGTGGAGAGGTAGTGGTGCCACACGCCGACCGCTACGTAGGCGACGAAGTTCGTCTCGCGCCCCCGGTCGGTGACGTCGTCGTGGGCGCCGTCGGCGTAGGCGGCGTACCAGGAGCCGTCGTCGTTCTGGTGCCGGGCCAGCCACGCGTAGGCGCGGGCGGCGGCCTCGTGCTCGCCCGCGGCGTCCAGGGCCATCGCGGCCTCGGTGTGGTCCCAGGGGTCGAGGTGGTGGCCCCTGAACCACGGGATGGCGCCGTCCTCCCGCTGCACGGCGAGGATGCCGGCGACGGTCGCGGCGGCCTGCCCTGCGGTGAGGACCCCGGGCAGGACCAGGTGTTCTGTCCG contains these protein-coding regions:
- a CDS encoding prenyltransferase translates to MTTPRTEHLVLPGVLTAGQAAATVAGILAVQREDGAIPWFRGHHLDPWDHTEAAMALDAAGEHEAAARAYAWLARHQNDDGSWYAAYADGAHDDVTDRGRETNFVAYVAVGVWHHYLSTGDDTFLDRMWPSVYAAIEYVLRLQQPGGQIGWRRDDDGTPTADALLTGSSSIHQALRCALAIADQREEAQPDWELAAGALRHAIRRHPERFLDKDRYSMDWYYPVLGGALTGAEAKSRIEAEWERFVVPGLGVRCVVPNPWVTGGESAELALALWAMGESDRALEILQSIQHLRDADSGLYWTGFVFDDEAVWPRELTTWTAGSLLLAVAALGGHEATCAVFGGEQLPAGLEADCCA